A genomic region of Gemmata massiliana contains the following coding sequences:
- a CDS encoding trypsin-like peptidase domain-containing protein encodes MFRVRLLVLLALCLAVPCLSAAPDRMLVPEPLPQKLALEGPTKYKPYQLVRVKATGVDAKAGIIWRVYPSQDVQRATTPRGILEFAAPPGTYQIEALVITTGADGAISVDEQAMSVEIESCCDKAPPITPPTPQPPVKPKANPVAALGKIQFGNAGCTATVIGPRRADGKWDVLTAAHCVTHVGVGAKGSMTLPDGRKLAIKVGSIYETPDCAWLTTEDATLADLPFAEIAATNPAVGTKIWHKGYGVDNPGNREDGEITFAQDGNGQLQMSLSVSSGDSGGGIFRDDTGELISCVCCTTAKGQKARVWGCAADVARKYRPAQASELWTPIEIPEAGIGPINAWEPVDMPTRGPVVTVLK; translated from the coding sequence ATGTTCCGCGTTCGCCTGCTCGTGCTCCTCGCTCTGTGCCTCGCGGTGCCGTGCCTCTCGGCCGCCCCGGACAGGATGCTCGTTCCCGAGCCGTTGCCCCAAAAGCTCGCGCTCGAGGGGCCGACGAAATACAAGCCGTACCAGCTCGTCCGCGTGAAGGCGACGGGTGTGGACGCAAAGGCCGGGATCATCTGGCGCGTGTACCCGAGCCAGGACGTGCAGCGCGCGACGACCCCGCGCGGGATTCTCGAGTTCGCGGCCCCGCCCGGTACCTACCAGATCGAGGCGCTGGTCATCACGACCGGAGCGGACGGCGCGATTTCCGTGGATGAGCAAGCGATGTCGGTGGAGATCGAATCGTGTTGCGACAAGGCGCCCCCGATCACCCCGCCCACTCCTCAACCGCCCGTGAAGCCCAAGGCGAACCCGGTGGCCGCGCTGGGCAAGATCCAATTCGGCAACGCGGGTTGCACGGCCACGGTAATCGGCCCGCGGCGCGCGGACGGGAAGTGGGACGTGCTCACCGCGGCGCACTGTGTCACCCACGTGGGCGTCGGGGCGAAGGGCTCAATGACGCTCCCCGACGGCCGCAAGCTCGCAATCAAGGTGGGGAGCATCTACGAGACGCCGGACTGCGCGTGGCTCACGACCGAGGACGCCACGCTCGCGGATCTGCCCTTCGCCGAGATCGCGGCCACGAACCCCGCGGTCGGGACCAAGATTTGGCACAAGGGGTATGGGGTAGACAACCCCGGGAACCGCGAGGACGGGGAAATCACGTTCGCGCAGGACGGTAACGGTCAACTCCAAATGTCGCTGTCGGTCTCCTCGGGGGACTCGGGCGGGGGCATCTTCCGGGACGATACGGGCGAGCTGATTAGCTGCGTCTGTTGCACCACGGCAAAGGGGCAAAAGGCCCGCGTGTGGGGTTGCGCGGCCGACGTTGCCCGCAAGTACCGGCCGGCTCAGGCGAGCGAGTTGTGGACCCCGATTGAAATTCCCGAGGCCGGCATTGGCCCGATCAACGCTTGGGAGCCGGTGGATATGCCGACTCGCGGCCCGGTGGTGACCGTTCTTAAGTGA
- a CDS encoding DUF5353 domain-containing protein, producing MIGVACHRCDKFNTRTNWPPPLWPCAGCGSPLPVIVATGAEAGCLPSAVKRREQARGPDVWFVVGLCAGVVGTVGLLELFKLMR from the coding sequence GTGATCGGCGTGGCGTGCCATCGGTGCGACAAGTTCAACACGCGCACGAACTGGCCGCCCCCGTTGTGGCCGTGTGCCGGATGCGGGAGTCCGCTCCCGGTGATCGTGGCGACCGGCGCCGAGGCCGGGTGCCTGCCCTCGGCTGTGAAGCGGCGAGAACAGGCACGCGGGCCGGACGTCTGGTTCGTGGTCGGGTTGTGTGCCGGGGTAGTTGGGACGGTCGGGTTGCTCGAGCTGTTCAAACTCATGAGGTGA
- a CDS encoding phage fiber-tail adaptor protein: MVGGWINAFLNLLGLGGGGSAPGGPGTPGGVFRRALPTWDRSIERAPSTWSRTWRYDPMALATEGVAVVAAESDDRDYGFDLSRCPEIRAGLTITGGAILGGSGLTIGAVSVLAEDFDDILAGEGLVVRISGGTGGTTYKLACRATLSNGRKVTVPGRLVKVRDYDS; the protein is encoded by the coding sequence ATGGTCGGCGGGTGGATCAATGCGTTCCTCAACCTGCTCGGGCTCGGCGGCGGGGGCTCCGCGCCGGGTGGCCCGGGCACCCCGGGCGGCGTGTTCCGGCGCGCGCTCCCGACGTGGGACCGGTCGATCGAACGCGCGCCCTCAACCTGGTCGCGGACCTGGAGGTATGACCCGATGGCACTGGCAACCGAGGGCGTGGCCGTTGTTGCGGCCGAGAGTGACGACCGGGACTACGGGTTCGACCTGAGCCGGTGCCCGGAGATCCGGGCCGGGCTCACGATCACCGGGGGCGCGATCCTCGGCGGGTCCGGGCTCACGATCGGGGCCGTGTCGGTGCTCGCCGAGGACTTCGACGACATCCTGGCCGGTGAGGGGCTCGTGGTGCGGATCAGCGGGGGCACCGGGGGCACGACGTACAAGCTCGCGTGCCGGGCCACGCTCTCGAACGGACGCAAGGTCACGGTTCCCGGGCGCCTGGTCAAAGTTCGCGATTACGATTCCTAA
- a CDS encoding zinc ribbon domain-containing protein — translation MAQQTPERKAPNANRSIRNAVLVGLALGSPFIVGTLVSLDFETFLAVVFYLTFAAILPAFLGFRMGRVRAIGPRVGFLLGLVLNYLGLLILLLYPETGEPEQDTGRRCPHCDELIRSAARLCKHCRQPVEPVAIEPDFDD, via the coding sequence ATGGCTCAGCAGACGCCCGAACGCAAAGCGCCCAACGCTAACAGATCAATCAGAAACGCTGTTCTCGTGGGATTAGCCCTCGGCTCGCCGTTCATCGTAGGTACGCTCGTCAGCTTGGATTTCGAGACATTCCTCGCGGTCGTTTTCTACCTTACCTTCGCTGCCATCCTGCCCGCGTTCCTCGGGTTCCGGATGGGCCGCGTGCGTGCCATCGGGCCGCGCGTCGGGTTCTTGCTCGGCCTGGTCCTGAACTACCTCGGGCTACTGATTCTGCTCCTGTATCCCGAAACCGGCGAGCCGGAGCAGGACACGGGGCGCCGGTGCCCGCACTGTGATGAGCTGATACGATCGGCCGCGCGGCTCTGCAAGCATTGCCGCCAACCGGTCGAGCCGGTCGCGATTGAGCCAGATTTTGACGATTGA